The genomic interval CTCCTTGGGGCTTAGGCCCATCTCCTCCCACAAGACCCGCTTGGCCCCCTGGCTTAAGACCAGGTGCACCTCGGCAAGGCCCTGCAGGGTTTCCAATAGGTCCAGGGCGTAGGGCATGCCGCTAGCCCCTGTCAAACCCACCACCACCCGGGGAAGTTCCGCCATGGCTTCCATGCTATCCCCAATCCCCAAGACCTCCCGTGCTCCCCCACGCAAAAACCCCAGGCCCTTTGGGCCTGGGGGGCACCCCGTGGAAGCGGAGGGTTACTTGAGCTCCACCACCGCGCCCACGGCCTCGAGCTTCTTCTTGATCTCCTCGGCCTCGGCCTTGGGGATACCCTCCTTGACGGGGCCACCCTTCTCGGCCAGGTCCTTGGCCTCCTTCAAGCCCAGACCGGTGATGGCGCGAAGCTCCTTGATGACCTCCAGCTTCTTGGCCCCGGCGTCCTTGAGGATCACGTCGAACTCCGTCTTCTCCTCCACGGGAGCCGCCGCCTGGGCCGCAGCAGGAGCTGCCGCCACCGCCACCGGGGCCGCCGCCGTCACGCCCCAGGTTTCCTTGAGCACATCGATGAGCTGCTTGAGTTCCAAAACCGTAGCCTGAGAGAGCTCTTCCTTAATGCGTTCGATGTCCAAAGCCATCTTCCACCTCCTATGCCGCCTTCTTCTCCGCGTACGCCTCCAGGATGCCTACCAGCTCGCGGGCCACGCCGCCCAGGACCCCCAGGAGTTCCGCCATGGGCGCCTGCAAGACGCCCAAAAGCTCCGCCCTGAGTTCGTCCATGGTGGGAAGCTCCGCCAGGGCCACCACGTCCTTGGCCGAAAGCACCTGGCCCTGCAAAAGCCCGCCCTTGGCCTCAGGAATTCCCTTGGGGTTCTTCTTGGCGAACTCCGAAAGGGCCTTGGCCGCAGCCACCGGATCCTGGTAAAAGACCACGGCGCTAGGCCCCTGAAGGCCATCCAGCTCGGGGAGGCCCAGCTCTTTGAGGGCGATGCGGATCAGGGTGTTCTTGGCCACAAAGAGCCTGGCCCCCTTCTCCTTGAGGGCCTGACGCAGGGCATGGGTTTCCTTGGCGGAAAGCCCCTGGTAGTTCACCAGGAAGAAGGAGCCATGGGCCCGCTCAAGGCTCTCCTTGAGGGCGGCAAGAAGCTCAACGTTACGCTTGTTGGGCACGCCTTCCTCCCTTTGGGGCAGGGGAACCCCAGCCGACTTTTCGGGATTTCTGCGAAACGCTCCCCCTGAAAGCGCCTCGGCGGGATGTTTAAGGCCTTAGGCCCCCCGCTGTCTTTGGCCTGGGCGCCGTAGCGCCCGGGGTGCCATAGAGGAGTTTAAAAGGTGGGGGGCCTGGCGTCAAGCCAGGCCCCCAGAAGACCGCCCTCAGGAGTGGGGGTTGATGCGGATGCTGGGCCCCATGGTGCTGGTCACGTAGACCGAGCGCAGGAAAGTGCCCTTGGCCGCCTCGGGCTTGCTGGCCTCGAGGGCCCGGAGAAAGGCCCGGATGTTCTCGGCGATCTTCTCCGGGGGGAAGCTCACCTTGCCCACGGGGGCGTGGATGGCCCCGGTTTTGTCGTTGCGGAACTCGATGCGGCCCGCCTTGATCTCCTTGATGATCTCCCCGATGTTGAAGCCCACGGTACCCGCCTTGGGGTTGGGCAAAAGCCCCCTCGGGCCCAGGATCCGGCCCAGCTTGGAACCCACCGCCCCCATCACGTCCGGGGTAGCCACCACCGCATCGAAATCCATCCAGCCTTCCAGGATCTTCTGGATGATCTCCTCCCCGCCCACGTAGTCGGCCCCCGCCTCCTCGGCCTCCTTGATCTTCTCCCCCTTGGCGATGGCCAAAACCCGCACCTGCCTGCCCAGGCCGTGGGGGAGGGAAACCGTACCGCGCACGTTCTGGTCGGACCTGCGGGGATCGATGCCCAGCTTGGCGTGGACCTCCACGGTCTCGTCAAACTTGGCCGTGGCCAGCTCCTTCACCAGCCGGGCGGCCTCGTCGATGGTGTAGACCTTGCTAGGGTCCACCTTTTCCAAAAGGGCCCGGTAGCGCTTGCCGTGCTTAGGCATCCTTCACCTCCGGGGCGCCCACCACCTCCACCCCCATGGAACGGGCTGACCCGGCGATCATGCGGGCGGCGGCCTCGAGGTCGGTGGTGTTCATGTCGGGCATCTTCTGCTTGGCGATCTCCAAAACCTGTTGCCAGGTGATGCGGCCCACCTTCTCCCGGCCAGGCTTTTGTGCCCCCTTCTCCAGCCCCGCCGCCTTGCGGATCAGGTAGCTGGCAGGTGGGGTCTTG from Thermus neutrinimicus carries:
- the rplL gene encoding 50S ribosomal protein L7/L12, with product MALDIERIKEELSQATVLELKQLIDVLKETWGVTAAAPVAVAAAPAAAQAAAPVEEKTEFDVILKDAGAKKLEVIKELRAITGLGLKEAKDLAEKGGPVKEGIPKAEAEEIKKKLEAVGAVVELK
- the rplJ gene encoding 50S ribosomal protein L10, whose translation is MPNKRNVELLAALKESLERAHGSFFLVNYQGLSAKETHALRQALKEKGARLFVAKNTLIRIALKELGLPELDGLQGPSAVVFYQDPVAAAKALSEFAKKNPKGIPEAKGGLLQGQVLSAKDVVALAELPTMDELRAELLGVLQAPMAELLGVLGGVARELVGILEAYAEKKAA
- the rplA gene encoding 50S ribosomal protein L1, translated to MPKHGKRYRALLEKVDPSKVYTIDEAARLVKELATAKFDETVEVHAKLGIDPRRSDQNVRGTVSLPHGLGRQVRVLAIAKGEKIKEAEEAGADYVGGEEIIQKILEGWMDFDAVVATPDVMGAVGSKLGRILGPRGLLPNPKAGTVGFNIGEIIKEIKAGRIEFRNDKTGAIHAPVGKVSFPPEKIAENIRAFLRALEASKPEAAKGTFLRSVYVTSTMGPSIRINPHS
- the rplK gene encoding 50S ribosomal protein L11 produces the protein MKKVVAVVKLQLPAGKATPAPPVGPALGQHGANIMEFVKAFNAATANMGDAIVPVEITIYADRSFTFVTKTPPASYLIRKAAGLEKGAQKPGREKVGRITWQQVLEIAKQKMPDMNTTDLEAAARMIAGSARSMGVEVVGAPEVKDA